From Prosthecobacter dejongeii, the proteins below share one genomic window:
- a CDS encoding TetR/AcrR family transcriptional regulator, which produces MKSALVPSSPSAARERIVLTASRLFYRDGVRATGIDKIIAESEVAKMSFYRHFPSKNDLVAEYLLRRHEWWMNWFSAAVEKRLSQAGAGLEVIAEVLMRWFEEPDFRGCAFINAQAEAFSQEEKIQQIIQDHKQALQAFLQEIATRLGLENPLQTAASSLLVIEGTIVRSQMTRDSDVFETCRLLLRRIGRQARRPEVAAIEPDLPPYLPGF; this is translated from the coding sequence ATGAAATCTGCCCTTGTTCCATCCTCCCCCTCCGCTGCCCGGGAACGGATCGTGCTGACGGCGTCACGGCTTTTTTATCGCGATGGCGTTCGTGCCACAGGGATTGATAAAATCATCGCAGAGTCAGAGGTGGCTAAGATGTCTTTTTACCGGCACTTTCCCTCAAAAAATGATCTGGTGGCCGAATACCTCCTGCGACGTCATGAATGGTGGATGAACTGGTTCAGTGCCGCTGTGGAAAAAAGATTGTCACAGGCTGGCGCTGGATTGGAGGTCATCGCGGAGGTTCTCATGCGCTGGTTTGAAGAACCTGATTTCCGCGGTTGTGCGTTTATCAATGCCCAGGCAGAAGCTTTTTCTCAGGAGGAAAAGATCCAACAAATCATTCAGGATCATAAACAAGCGCTGCAGGCGTTTTTGCAGGAGATTGCAACCCGTTTGGGGCTGGAAAATCCTCTGCAAACGGCTGCTAGCAGTCTGCTCGTGATTGAGGGCACGATTGTGCGCTCTCAGATGACGAGGGACTCAGATGTTTTTGAGACCTGTCGGCTACTTTTAAGGAGGATAGGCCGCCAAGCCCGCCGTCCTGAGGTGGCGGCTATTGAGCCAGATCTACCACCTTACTTACCTGGATTTTAA
- the htpG gene encoding molecular chaperone HtpG, with translation MSNTTTGSTHEFQAEVKQVLDIVIHSLYTDREIFIRELVSNAADALEKMRLTQLTENDVFGAELPLEIHITTDETEGTLTISDHGIGMTRAELVENLGTIAHSGSKAFAAALKNAGKSGDASVIGQFGVGFYSAFMVADYVKVYTHSWRQDGEHLVWESTGTGTYSIDEAPDQVRGCKIVIKLKEDALEFCRPDRVKAILAKYSNFVSFPIQLNAERVNTVEAIWLKSKDEVTEEQYKAFYQFTAHAFDEPSYRLHFQADAPLVINALLFLPEQNMESFGMGQMEPGVGLYCKKVLIDPRPKKLLPEWMRFVRGVIDSEDLPLNISRESMQDSALVRKLGEVVTKRLLKFLDKEAQDDGKKFQEFYAKFSRFFKEGVATDFLNRDAIAKLLRFDSSLTGEGEVIGLADYVARMKEEQKAIYYQVAPSRKTIETGPYLEAFKSKGYEVLYLYEPIDEYVVNSLREFDGKPLQAVNSNEVDLGDLANEGESLSEGDTETLCGWLKDSLASGVEEVRSGKRLVNSPALAITPDGEMTPQMRQMMRAMKPDEVEAPKVILEINPRHEIVKKLSVLSQSDGESAQLIAEQVLDNALLSAGLLDDPQRIVARTEKIMERLLAK, from the coding sequence ATGAGCAATACGACCACTGGCAGCACGCACGAGTTCCAGGCAGAGGTGAAACAGGTCTTGGACATTGTGATTCACAGCCTCTACACAGACCGCGAAATTTTCATTCGCGAATTGGTGTCCAACGCCGCTGATGCCCTGGAAAAAATGCGTCTGACGCAGCTCACTGAAAACGATGTTTTTGGTGCCGAGTTGCCGCTTGAGATCCATATCACCACGGATGAAACGGAAGGCACGCTGACGATCTCCGATCACGGAATCGGGATGACCCGTGCTGAGTTGGTGGAAAATCTCGGAACCATTGCACACTCGGGTTCCAAGGCTTTCGCCGCTGCATTGAAAAACGCTGGTAAGTCTGGTGACGCCTCGGTGATTGGTCAATTCGGGGTGGGTTTTTACAGCGCCTTCATGGTGGCGGATTATGTGAAGGTCTATACACATTCCTGGCGCCAGGACGGCGAACATCTGGTGTGGGAAAGCACCGGTACAGGCACTTACAGCATTGATGAAGCGCCGGATCAGGTGCGTGGCTGTAAGATCGTCATCAAGCTGAAGGAAGATGCACTGGAGTTCTGTCGCCCTGATCGCGTCAAAGCGATCCTCGCTAAATATTCGAACTTTGTCAGCTTCCCGATTCAACTGAATGCGGAGCGTGTGAATACGGTGGAGGCTATTTGGCTGAAGAGCAAAGATGAGGTGACGGAAGAGCAGTATAAGGCCTTTTATCAGTTCACAGCCCATGCCTTTGATGAGCCGAGCTACCGCCTGCATTTCCAGGCCGATGCTCCGCTGGTCATCAATGCTCTCTTGTTCCTGCCAGAGCAAAATATGGAGTCCTTTGGTATGGGGCAGATGGAACCTGGGGTAGGGCTCTATTGCAAAAAGGTCTTGATTGATCCACGGCCGAAGAAGCTGCTGCCTGAGTGGATGCGCTTTGTGCGTGGGGTGATTGATAGCGAAGATCTACCTCTGAATATCTCCCGTGAGTCCATGCAGGACAGTGCGTTGGTGCGCAAGTTGGGCGAAGTGGTGACGAAACGACTCCTCAAATTCCTCGATAAGGAAGCTCAGGACGATGGCAAAAAGTTCCAAGAGTTTTATGCAAAGTTTAGCCGCTTCTTCAAAGAAGGTGTGGCGACAGATTTCCTCAATCGAGATGCGATTGCTAAATTGCTGCGTTTTGATTCCAGTCTGACAGGAGAAGGGGAGGTGATTGGCCTGGCCGATTACGTCGCCCGGATGAAGGAAGAGCAGAAGGCCATTTACTATCAGGTGGCTCCTTCTCGCAAAACTATCGAAACCGGTCCTTACCTGGAAGCTTTCAAATCGAAAGGTTACGAAGTGCTCTATCTCTATGAGCCGATTGACGAATATGTGGTCAATAGTCTTCGTGAGTTTGATGGTAAGCCCCTGCAGGCTGTGAACTCGAATGAAGTGGATCTGGGGGACTTGGCCAATGAAGGAGAGTCTTTGAGCGAAGGAGATACCGAGACCCTCTGCGGCTGGCTCAAAGACAGCCTAGCCAGTGGTGTGGAGGAGGTGCGCAGCGGTAAACGACTGGTCAATAGTCCTGCGCTGGCCATCACTCCAGATGGAGAAATGACCCCTCAAATGCGCCAGATGATGCGTGCGATGAAGCCGGATGAAGTCGAGGCTCCCAAGGTGATCCTCGAAATCAATCCTCGTCATGAGATTGTCAAAAAACTGTCCGTCCTCAGTCAGAGCGATGGCGAGAGCGCTCAGTTGATCGCCGAGCAGGTCTTGGACAATGCTTTGCTATCTGCGGGATTGTTAGATGATCCTCAGCGTATCGTGGCCCGGACGGAGAAGATCATGGAGCGCCTATTGGCTAAATAA
- a CDS encoding glutamine synthetase beta-grasp domain-containing protein yields MAKYKLEYIWLDGYKPVPNLRSKTQIKEYASFPTLEQLPLWGFDGSSTQQAEGRSSDCVLKPVAVFPDTTRINGVLVMCEVMMPDGVTPHPSNSRATILDDPGAWFGFEQEYFFYQDGRPLGFPENGYPAPQGPYYTGVGFKNVGDIARQIVEEHLDLCLDAGINHEGINAEVAKGQWEFQIFGKGSKKCADQMWVARYLLIRLCEKYGIDVEFHCKPLGATDWNGSGMHANFSTDYLRDVGGKEYFEALMAAFAKNLNEHIAVYGPDNHMRLTGLHETQSIDKFTYGIADRGSSVRVPHSFVNNGYKGYLEDRRPNSQGDPYAIASRILATIAEVPKP; encoded by the coding sequence ATGGCCAAATACAAACTCGAATACATCTGGCTCGACGGCTACAAGCCTGTGCCAAATCTGCGTAGCAAGACCCAGATCAAGGAATACGCCAGCTTTCCTACCCTCGAACAACTCCCTCTCTGGGGCTTCGATGGTAGCTCCACCCAGCAGGCCGAAGGCCGCAGCTCTGACTGCGTGTTGAAGCCAGTGGCCGTCTTCCCAGACACGACCCGAATCAACGGCGTGCTGGTGATGTGCGAAGTCATGATGCCAGATGGCGTCACCCCACATCCTTCCAACTCCCGCGCCACCATCTTGGACGATCCAGGTGCTTGGTTTGGTTTCGAGCAAGAATACTTCTTCTACCAGGACGGCCGTCCTCTTGGATTCCCTGAAAACGGCTACCCAGCTCCTCAGGGCCCATACTACACAGGTGTTGGCTTCAAAAACGTCGGTGACATCGCTCGCCAGATCGTTGAAGAGCATCTCGACCTTTGCCTGGACGCAGGCATCAATCACGAAGGCATCAATGCCGAAGTGGCCAAGGGCCAGTGGGAATTCCAGATCTTCGGCAAAGGCTCCAAGAAGTGTGCTGATCAGATGTGGGTGGCTCGCTATCTCCTGATCCGTCTTTGCGAGAAGTACGGCATTGATGTGGAATTCCACTGCAAGCCTCTCGGCGCGACGGACTGGAATGGCTCTGGCATGCACGCTAACTTCTCTACCGACTATCTTCGTGACGTCGGCGGCAAAGAATATTTCGAAGCCCTCATGGCCGCATTTGCCAAGAACCTCAACGAGCACATCGCCGTTTACGGTCCTGACAACCACATGCGCCTGACGGGTCTTCATGAAACCCAGTCCATTGACAAATTCACTTATGGCATCGCAGACCGCGGCTCATCCGTGCGCGTGCCACACAGCTTTGTTAACAATGGCTACAAGGGCTATCTTGAAGATCGCCGTCCAAACTCCCAGGGCGATCCCTACGCCATCGCTTCCCGCATCTTGGCGACCATCGCCGAAGTGCCGAAGCCATAA